Genomic segment of Sphingopyxis lindanitolerans:
GTGGAGGCGCTGCAAATCGGGATCGGCGCGATAGGCCGCATAGCGAAGGCGATAGTCGGCCAGCGCGACCAGTTCCTGCGGCGGCTGGACCAGGCGGCCGGGCACCGCTTCCTTCGCCGACGGATATTCGCCCGCCTTATATTCATAAAGATAGTCGCCGACATGCGCGACAAGGTCGATGTCGCCGCGCGCCGCGGCGTGACCATAGGCATTGAACCAGCCGAACGGCATGTTCGCGCACGAAAAGAGCGCAAGAGTGAAGGCGCTCGTCGGCCCCTGCGGCAGGGTACGGGTGCGGCCGGTCGGCGACGCACTGCCGTCGGGCGCGATAAAGCGATAATAATACCAGCGCCCCGGATCGAGTCCGCCGATGACGATCTTGGCTATATGATCGCGCTCGCCCTCGGCGGTGACGCTGCCGCCGCCCGCGAGGACCGCGAAATCAAAGGTTTCGGACAGCTCGGCCGTCAGCCGCGTATCCGACGGCGCGGCATAGCGGGTCCACAGCAGGATGGAGTTCGCGCCGGGTTCGCCGCTCGCGACGCCATGGGTAAAGCCCTGCGCCGCCATCGCCTCCGCCGCGCCGGGAAGCGCCATCGCGGCCAGCCCGGCGGTGCCGAGCTTGATGAGCAGGCGGCGGTCGATTTCGCCCCAAATCGGGTGCATCGCATGTCTCCCTTTGCCGGGTCCCTGCCCGATTCGGTTACAACTCCTCGTCAGCCGGCGGCGCCCAGCGCGAGCAACAGCAGCATGAACATGATCACCGCGAACAGGCTGAAGAGAAGCAGCAGGCTCGTTCGCGCCAGCGCCCCGATCCGCGACGATCGATAGGCGCCGCGAAGTTGGCGATACATGTGGAAAGGCACGTAGAACAGCGCGGCAAAGGTCGCGAGCTCGCCGAAGATCGTCAGATTGAGCAATCGCACGGCCACGAACATCAGCAGCATGAAGCTGATCGAATAGGTCACGAAGACGAAATGGTCGTAAGTGTGGAAGCGTCGGCTGAACGGATAGAGCAGCCACAGGAACGGCAGCGACAACGGGATCAGCGCCCAGGCGAATTTATAGGCGTTGGCCTGCACCTTGTAGAGGATCAGCGCCGGATTCGCGAACGCCTTTTCCATGCCGTGATCGATGAAGGGGATGCCGGTATCGACCTTGTTGCGCGTGACGAAATTGGCGCTCGTCTTCACCTGCTCGACCGGATTGGCGAGCACCGGCGGCCCCGCGGCGCGGTCGGCGGCGCGCTCTTCCCGGCTCCGGCTGCGCGCGATGCCGAGATAGCCGGCGCTCTTCTGGAGCGTGTCGCGCTCGGCCTGCAATTCCGCGCGGCGCGCCGCGGGCAAGTCCTTTTTCGCCAGTTCGATGTCGATCCGGTCGACCTCGTCCTGCATACTGTCCTTGATCGCCGCCGCGCGCGTCTGTTCGGCGGCGGCCTTGTTCAGTTCCTCACCGAGCCCGCCGCCCGCGCCGACCATCGCGAGCACCGCATAGGTCAGGAACACGGCGAACAGGAACAGCGCCAGCGGCGAGATGAAGCGTGCGCGCTCGCCATGGATATAACGGCGCGTCAGATCGCCCGGCCGCCATGCGAGCAAGGGCAGCGTGCGCCACAGCTTGCCCTCGAAATGAAAAATCGCGTGGACGAGGTCGTGCCCGATCGCGCCAAAGCTGCGGTGGATATCGGCGTTCTGCCCGCAGCGATGGCAATGCGATCCGACGAGGCTCGCCCCGCAATTGAGGCAGCGTCCGCCGCCGCGCCCCTTCCCATCGCCGTGCCGCGGCTCGACCGCCGAACCCGCCAGCCCTGCCGTGATCGCCGCCCCGATGCTTTCGATGTCCCCGCTCATCCGCCCTGACTAATGGGGCGCGTGCCGCCGCGCAACGGGGGTTTCGAGAGTGAGGCGAAACGTGATAGTGGCCACGCCATGAACGCCGAAGTCCTCACGCCGCCGCCTCTGACCGACCCCGACGCGCTGATCGCCGACCTGGGCGGGCGCGCGCGCGGCGCGGCGAAGCGGCTCGCGATCGCGACGACGGCCGAGAAAGCGGCGGCGCTTCGGGCGGCGGCGGGTCAATTGCGGACGCAGGCGGCGAAGATATTGGGCGCCAATGCCCGCGACATGGAGGCCGGCCATGCCGGCGGACTGACCGCGGCGATGCTCGACCGGCTGCGGCTCGACGAAGACCGGCTGAGCGCGATCGCCGACGCGGTCGACGCCGTCGCGGCGCTCGCCGATCCGGTGGGGCGCGAGATCGACCGCGCGGTGCGCCCGAACGGCATCGAGCTGAGCCGCGTCCGCGTCCCGCTCGGCGTCGTCGGCATCATCTATGAAAGCCGTCCCAATGTGACCGCCGATGCCGCGGCGCTCGGCCTGATGTCGGGTAATGCGGTGATCCTGCGCGGCGGCAGCGAGGCGGTGAACAGCAACCGCGCGATCCACGCCGCCTTCGCCGCCGGGCTCGCGACAAGCGGCCTGCCCGCCGACGCCGTCCAACTCGTGCCGACGCAGGACCGCGCCGCGGTCGGCGCGCTGCTGCGCGCGCAGGGGCTGGTCGACATCATCATCCCGCGCGGCGGCAAGGGGCTGGTCGCGCGCGTGCAGGACGAAGCGCGGGTGCCGGTGCTCGCGCATCTCGACGGGATCAACCATCTTTATATCGACGGCGCCGCCGATCCGGCGAAGGCGCTGCCGCTGGCGGTCAATGCCAAGATGCGCCGCACCGGCATCTGCGGCGCGACCGAGACGATCTTGATCGACCGCGCCTACCCCGCCCCGCTCGCGATCGTCGATGCGCTGGTCAAGGCCGGCTGCGAGGTGCGCGGCGACAAAGCGGTCGCGGCGCTCAGCCCGCATGTCGAACCCGCCTCGGCGGGCGACTGGGACTGCG
This window contains:
- a CDS encoding glutamate-5-semialdehyde dehydrogenase; translated protein: MNAEVLTPPPLTDPDALIADLGGRARGAAKRLAIATTAEKAAALRAAAGQLRTQAAKILGANARDMEAGHAGGLTAAMLDRLRLDEDRLSAIADAVDAVAALADPVGREIDRAVRPNGIELSRVRVPLGVVGIIYESRPNVTADAAALGLMSGNAVILRGGSEAVNSNRAIHAAFAAGLATSGLPADAVQLVPTQDRAAVGALLRAQGLVDIIIPRGGKGLVARVQDEARVPVLAHLDGINHLYIDGAADPAKALPLAVNAKMRRTGICGATETILIDRAYPAPLAIVDALVKAGCEVRGDKAVAALSPHVEPASAGDWDCEYLDAIVSIALVDGLSGALAHIDAHSSRHTDAIVTEDKAAADRFLSEVDSAIVMHNASTQFADGGEFGLGAEIGIATGRLHARGPVALEGLTTYKWLVRGSGQTRP
- a CDS encoding DUF3667 domain-containing protein, which produces MSGDIESIGAAITAGLAGSAVEPRHGDGKGRGGGRCLNCGASLVGSHCHRCGQNADIHRSFGAIGHDLVHAIFHFEGKLWRTLPLLAWRPGDLTRRYIHGERARFISPLALFLFAVFLTYAVLAMVGAGGGLGEELNKAAAEQTRAAAIKDSMQDEVDRIDIELAKKDLPAARRAELQAERDTLQKSAGYLGIARSRSREERAADRAAGPPVLANPVEQVKTSANFVTRNKVDTGIPFIDHGMEKAFANPALILYKVQANAYKFAWALIPLSLPFLWLLYPFSRRFHTYDHFVFVTYSISFMLLMFVAVRLLNLTIFGELATFAALFYVPFHMYRQLRGAYRSSRIGALARTSLLLLFSLFAVIMFMLLLLALGAAG